GGGAACTCAAACTGCTCGACAAGCCTTAGTGAATATGGCTGGTGAAAACTTAGCGGCTTTTTTGGCAGGAGAACCAATTAACCAGGTCTGTTAGCACCTTTCTAATATAGATTGTCACTAAAAGGGACTTCTCTTGCCTCTATAGCTTGATAATAGCCACCAGTAGCAAATTCAGGCTAAGCTTGTAGTTGCTTGCAAGTTGTGCCCAGCTTCACTAGAATGCGCGGTTCACTTAAGCCTGGATATGCTTTCAACAATCAATTCAGGCTAACCAGTTAAGTTGCTTTAAAGCATTGAAATGCTATTAAGCAACTATTTAGCTCCTTGCCTTACTGCGGTTAATAGCAATAGTGCTGTTGGCTTGAGCAGAAGGCTATTAATCCGAAAGGAGATGCTATGCGTCATTATGAAATTGTGTTTCTCGTTCACCCTGATCAAAGTGAACAAGTTGGCGCCATGGTCGATCGCTATACCAAGCTGATTGAACAGGGTGAAGGTAAGATCCATCGTTTAGAAGATTGGGGACGTCGCCAGCTTGCTTACCCAATTCAGAAAGTTCATAAAGCACACTATGTGATGATGAACGTTGAGTGTGGCAATGAAGCTCTGGATGAATTGCAAAACTCTTTCCGTTTCAACGATGCAGTTATTCGCCATATGGTGGTACGTCGTAACGAGGCAATTACTGAGCCTTCAATTATCATGAAGCCAGAAGATACTCGTGAGCAGCGTCGTGATGATCAGTCAAAAGCTGATCAAGTTGATCAAACCGAAGAAGTTGATCAAGCGGAAGATTAATTCACCTGGGTTTTTCCTAACATTTTATAGGAGACGTTGCTATGGCACGTTTTTTTCGTCGCAGAAAGTTTTGCCGCTTTACCGCTGAAGGCGTAAAGGAAATCGATTACAAAGATACCAATACCCTGAAAGCTTATATTTCTGAAACTGGCAAGATCGTTCCAAGCCGGATTACAGGTACTAAAGCGAAGTATCAGCGACAACTGGCAACTGCCGTTAAGCGCGCACGTTATATCGCATTATTGCCATACACTGATCGCCACTAATTATTAGCCGGCGACAGTTGTTTAGTGTAAAGGAAACATAATGCGAGGCCTGGCTGAATTTATCATGCGTAGCCCTAAGCACGCAGCGGGTGTAGCCGCTGTGTCTGCTATAGTGCCTTTCACTTATTGGTTAAGTGCGGCTACGGTAGCCTTGATTATTTTACGTCGAGGTTGGCAGTCAGGCAGCATGATTTTGGCTTGGGGCTTGATGCCTGCTGTGGGGTTGGTTGTCTTTCGACAGGACTTCAGCCCATTGATAACTATCCTGGGTGCTAGCTTGTTAGCTGTGGTATTAAGGCGCTCAATGTCTTGGTTGCTGACTTTATTAGTCAGCATCTTGATTGGGCTGGCA
This genomic interval from Spartinivicinus ruber contains the following:
- the rpsF gene encoding 30S ribosomal protein S6, which codes for MRHYEIVFLVHPDQSEQVGAMVDRYTKLIEQGEGKIHRLEDWGRRQLAYPIQKVHKAHYVMMNVECGNEALDELQNSFRFNDAVIRHMVVRRNEAITEPSIIMKPEDTREQRRDDQSKADQVDQTEEVDQAED
- the rpsR gene encoding 30S ribosomal protein S18; amino-acid sequence: MARFFRRRKFCRFTAEGVKEIDYKDTNTLKAYISETGKIVPSRITGTKAKYQRQLATAVKRARYIALLPYTDRH